The genomic interval TTTGATCAGGCGCGCCGGGTGTTTGAGCTGATGCCGCACAGGAATGATGTGTCGTGGAGCGCACTGATCTCACAGCTTGCTCAGTATGGGAATGCGGATGAGGCACTTGGCTTGTTCAGACAGATGCAGGTATCTGGTTTTCAGCCCAATTCAGGGCCAGTTGTTGGTGCACTATTAGCTTGTTCGGATCTTGGACTCTTGAAGCTAGGGAAGTCAATACATGGTTTCATCTTGAGGAGCCTCGAGCTCGATCGCATGGTAGGTACAGCAGTCATTGATATGTACTCAAAATGCGGCTCCCTCGCAAGCGCCCAAATGCTTTTCGATAAGGTTGTCTCGAGAGACTTGATTTCGTGGAATGTGATGATTGCATGCTTTGGTGCTCATGGACGAGGCCGTGATGCCCTCTCCTTGTTCCAGGAAATGAAGAAAAACAAAGAGAGACCTGATCACGCCACATTTGCTTCTCTTTTGTCGGCTCTCAGCCACTCCGGTCTCGTAGAAGAAGGGAAATTCTGGTTCGATTGCATGGTTAATGATTACGGAATTGAACCTGCCGAGAAACACTTGGTGTCTATAGTGGATCTCTTGGCTCGTTCTGGTCTGGTTGAAGAGGCCAATGACCTTCTGGCATCAATGCACACCAGACCAACCATCTCAATTTTGGTCGCTCTGCTTTCAGGCTGTCTGAATAACAAGAAGCTGGAACTTGGGGAGAGCACAGCAGAGAAGATCCTTGAACTGCAACCTGGGGATGTCGGCGTCCTTGCTTTGGTCTCAAATCTTTACGCCGCTGCCAAGAACTGGGACAAGGTCAGGGAAGTGCGCAAGCTAATGAAGGACCATGGCAGCAAGAAGGTGCCCGGGTGTAGCTCAATAGAGATACGCGGAGCACTGCATACATTCGTCATGGAAGATCAGAGCCATCCTCAGCATAGACAGATTCTGCGGATGATCTCCAAGCTCGACTCCGAGATGAGGAAGATAGGCTACGTCCCGAAGACGGAGTTTGTGTACCATGACCTCGAGGAAGGCGTCAAGGAGCAGCTTCTCAGCCGCCAC from Triticum aestivum cultivar Chinese Spring unplaced genomic scaffold, IWGSC CS RefSeq v2.1 scaffold157456, whole genome shotgun sequence carries:
- the LOC123176868 gene encoding putative pentatricopeptide repeat-containing protein At3g25060, mitochondrial: MHPFSLLDDPRRLRRLLSSCAALRTLTRLHALLIVSSSASSHHILSSCLATAYARAGDLAAAESTLATAPTSPSSIAAWNALLAAHSRGASPDEALRVFRALPAAVRPDSTTFTLALSACARLGDLAAGEVVRDRASKAGYRNDIFVCSSLLNLYAKWGAMDDAVKVLDRMRKRDRVTWSTMVTGFVNAGQPVQAIEMYMRMREDGLEGDEVVIVGVMQACAATGHVRMGASVHGYLLRHAMRMDVVISTSLVDMYAKNGLFDQARRVFELMPHRNDVSWSALISQLAQYGNADEALGLFRQMQVSGFQPNSGPVVGALLACSDLGLLKLGKSIHGFILRSLELDRMVGTAVIDMYSKCGSLASAQMLFDKVVSRDLISWNVMIACFGAHGRGRDALSLFQEMKKNKERPDHATFASLLSALSHSGLVEEGKFWFDCMVNDYGIEPAEKHLVSIVDLLARSGLVEEANDLLASMHTRPTISILVALLSGCLNNKKLELGESTAEKILELQPGDVGVLALVSNLYAAAKNWDKVREVRKLMKDHGSKKVPGCSSIEIRGALHTFVMEDQSHPQHRQILRMISKLDSEMRKIGYVPKTEFVYHDLEEGVKEQLLSRHSERLAIC